A genomic window from Archaeoglobus profundus DSM 5631 includes:
- a CDS encoding transcriptional regulator has translation MQMAIVESVLRILSKAGYTVTDLVETKPRCFDIVARKGDIILLLKILYNIDSLKPEMAREMKIVAKLLKASPIVVGEKYKSDYLERGVVYNRHGLPVVNTATFYDFVVEGIYPLVYSAPGGFFVKIDGEKLREMRERLGLSIGELANILGVSRRTVKKYEEDVDASIETALKLEEVLGVEIIKAIDLLNFVQDESVDLKCDFAGKEGEIVKQLECIGVKVYPIKHAPFDIVSQAEEENILTGVRQVKEIDKRATILGRISKVLSTKAVYIVDRKVKVDVNSVAFVMKDELQCLSSPKDFISLLKEKIED, from the coding sequence ATGCAGATGGCCATAGTCGAGAGCGTGCTCAGGATACTGTCCAAGGCTGGATATACAGTTACAGACTTGGTGGAGACTAAGCCGAGATGCTTCGATATAGTCGCAAGAAAGGGGGATATAATTCTTCTTCTGAAGATACTCTACAATATCGACTCTCTAAAGCCCGAAATGGCCAGAGAGATGAAGATAGTCGCCAAACTCCTTAAAGCGAGTCCAATCGTTGTAGGTGAAAAGTACAAGAGCGATTACCTTGAAAGGGGTGTTGTTTACAACAGACACGGCTTGCCCGTTGTAAACACAGCGACATTCTACGACTTCGTAGTTGAGGGAATCTATCCTTTGGTTTACTCAGCCCCGGGTGGATTTTTTGTAAAAATAGATGGTGAGAAGCTTAGAGAAATGAGAGAAAGATTGGGTCTGTCGATTGGAGAACTCGCAAACATCTTGGGTGTTTCGAGAAGGACTGTTAAGAAGTATGAGGAAGATGTTGATGCTAGTATTGAGACTGCTCTAAAGCTTGAAGAGGTCTTGGGTGTTGAAATCATAAAGGCTATAGACCTCTTGAACTTCGTTCAAGATGAGAGCGTAGATCTGAAGTGCGATTTCGCTGGAAAGGAGGGTGAGATTGTTAAACAACTCGAATGCATAGGTGTAAAGGTTTATCCGATAAAACACGCCCCGTTTGATATAGTTTCTCAGGCTGAGGAGGAGAACATATTGACTGGAGTCAGGCAAGTTAAAGAGATAGATAAGAGGGCTACGATACTCGGCAGAATATCAAAGGTTCTATCGACAAAAGCCGTATACATTGTGGATAGAAAAGTTAAGGTAGATGTGAACAGCGTCGCCTTTGTAATGAAGGATGAGCTTCAGTGCCTAAGTTCTCCAAAAGATTTCATAAGCTTACTGAAGGAGAAAATCGAAGATTGA
- a CDS encoding tripartite tricarboxylate transporter permease translates to MLEAIALGVILGILTGLTPGIHSNTSAMLILSLASMLSRYFNREELAIVIFVNAIVHTFLDIIPTVFLGVPDEDTAVGVLPMHELVLDGKGISACINSAFSSLGGFLLSIPVFAIYLSLKLDLSPIVPFVLIAVSAYLIGSEREFLESRLKKSLQALAVFVLSGLLGFLCFGNSNLLLPLLTGLFASPILLTSIFSAGKVDRQKIDFHNPSLKDVASGVLAGSFVSLFPSISSGVATLLSSNHLRDNQRIVSAISSANTSNSILCFAVFFSSGKVRSGAVSAFKMLFPSLDPLKILYIGLIASLIATLLTIAFAIAFGKFSEKIKPSKLSLIVFVFNTIVVYALTGGYGLMIFALATLIGFLAVVFRVRRVNCMGSLIVPTILVYLL, encoded by the coding sequence GTGCTCGAAGCCATTGCACTCGGTGTAATTCTCGGAATTTTGACAGGTTTAACTCCGGGCATTCACAGCAACACATCGGCCATGCTAATCTTATCTTTAGCTTCAATGCTCTCCAGATACTTCAACAGGGAAGAACTTGCAATTGTAATCTTCGTAAATGCAATAGTTCACACATTCCTTGATATAATTCCAACGGTCTTCTTAGGCGTTCCAGATGAAGATACCGCTGTAGGAGTCCTACCAATGCACGAACTCGTTTTGGATGGAAAAGGAATTTCAGCTTGTATAAACTCAGCTTTCTCAAGTTTGGGCGGATTTTTACTTTCCATTCCCGTATTTGCAATCTACCTAAGCTTGAAATTAGACTTAAGTCCGATAGTTCCTTTCGTTCTTATTGCAGTTTCAGCCTATTTAATTGGGAGCGAGAGAGAATTTTTGGAGAGTAGGCTTAAGAAATCTTTACAGGCTCTGGCCGTGTTTGTACTGTCAGGATTATTAGGTTTCCTCTGCTTTGGTAATTCAAACTTACTTCTACCTCTGCTAACGGGCCTCTTTGCATCCCCAATCCTATTAACCTCCATATTCAGCGCAGGAAAAGTTGATAGACAGAAGATAGACTTTCACAATCCCTCCCTTAAGGATGTTGCATCGGGAGTACTAGCCGGTTCATTTGTTTCTCTATTCCCGAGCATAAGCTCTGGAGTAGCAACGCTCCTCTCCTCAAACCATCTCAGAGACAATCAAAGGATTGTATCAGCAATAAGTTCTGCAAACACTTCCAACTCTATTCTATGCTTTGCAGTCTTTTTCTCAAGCGGAAAAGTTAGAAGTGGAGCGGTATCGGCCTTCAAAATGCTTTTTCCAAGCCTCGATCCCTTAAAAATACTGTACATTGGTCTAATTGCATCGTTAATAGCTACACTTCTAACTATCGCTTTTGCAATAGCCTTTGGAAAGTTTTCCGAGAAAATAAAGCCTTCAAAACTTTCTCTAATCGTTTTCGTATTCAACACGATTGTAGTTTACGCTCTCACAGGTGGATACGGTCTGATGATATTTGCTTTGGCAACTCTAATAGGGTTCCTAGCTGTAGTGTTCAGGGTTAGAAGGGTGAACTGCATGGGATCGTTGATAGTTCCTACGATCTTAGTTTATCTGCTATAA
- a CDS encoding sulfide-dependent adenosine diphosphate thiazole synthase: MVDETVISKAIIESYFERLKRCLNVDVIVVGAGPSGLTASYYLSESGFNVCLIEKRLSLGGGIWGGGMFFNKIVVQSQALPILDEFGIGYERYDEEHYVLDAIELAGSLIREVAKRVEVLNGVCVEDVVVRDGVEGVVVNWSATFMSGLHVDPLVLRSKVVVDATGHDAVVCRITAKKTKAFEVKGEGGMYADLAEKLVVEKTGEVYPNLYATGMAVASVYGLPRMGPIFGGMLLSGKKVAELIADKLRS, translated from the coding sequence ATGGTTGATGAAACTGTCATATCAAAGGCTATAATCGAAAGCTACTTCGAGAGGCTTAAAAGGTGTTTGAATGTCGATGTTATAGTTGTTGGAGCTGGTCCAAGTGGCTTAACTGCCTCATACTACCTATCAGAATCGGGTTTTAACGTCTGTTTGATTGAAAAGAGATTAAGCTTGGGAGGAGGAATTTGGGGCGGTGGCATGTTCTTCAACAAGATAGTCGTTCAGAGTCAGGCTCTCCCGATACTTGACGAGTTTGGAATTGGCTACGAAAGATACGATGAGGAGCATTACGTTTTGGATGCAATCGAACTTGCGGGTTCTCTGATAAGGGAGGTTGCGAAGAGAGTGGAAGTTCTAAACGGTGTGTGTGTTGAGGATGTTGTTGTCAGAGATGGTGTTGAGGGTGTCGTCGTGAACTGGAGTGCAACTTTCATGAGCGGTCTTCACGTCGATCCTCTCGTTTTGAGAAGTAAAGTCGTTGTCGACGCTACTGGACATGATGCCGTTGTGTGTAGAATTACAGCGAAGAAAACGAAGGCTTTTGAAGTTAAGGGAGAGGGAGGTATGTACGCCGATTTAGCTGAGAAGCTTGTTGTTGAAAAGACTGGAGAGGTCTATCCAAATTTGTACGCCACTGGAATGGCTGTAGCAAGCGTTTACGGTTTGCCAAGAATGGGTCCGATATTCGGTGGTATGCTATTGAGCGGAAAGAAAGTTGCAGAACTTATAGCAGATAAACTAAGATCGTAG
- a CDS encoding methylated-DNA--[protein]-cysteine S-methyltransferase — translation MIESLSVEWKVFVNVYIENGKVFKVEFSKNPVEEKFVSTTAKMLKKDLEKYFSGRRVDFRKYDVDLRVSSFVKSVLEIVKNIPYGKVVTYGYLARILKTSPRAIGIALKLNPVPVIIPCHRVVAKDGLGGFSAGVWIKRELLKLEGATFLSQQL, via the coding sequence ATGATAGAATCGCTGAGCGTTGAATGGAAGGTTTTTGTGAATGTCTACATCGAGAATGGGAAGGTATTCAAGGTCGAATTTTCAAAAAACCCGGTTGAAGAGAAATTTGTATCTACCACAGCGAAAATGTTGAAAAAAGATCTTGAAAAATACTTTAGTGGGAGGAGGGTTGATTTTCGTAAATACGATGTAGATCTCAGGGTTTCTTCATTTGTTAAATCCGTTCTGGAAATCGTTAAGAATATTCCATATGGAAAGGTCGTAACGTACGGTTACCTTGCAAGAATTTTGAAAACTTCTCCAAGGGCTATTGGAATCGCTTTAAAGTTAAACCCAGTCCCAGTAATAATTCCCTGCCATCGTGTGGTAGCTAAAGATGGTTTGGGTGGGTTTAGTGCTGGAGTTTGGATAAAGAGAGAACTCTTGAAGCTTGAGGGGGCAACGTTTTTATCTCAACAACTTTAG
- a CDS encoding nicotinamide-nucleotide adenylyltransferase, producing the protein MRGFFIGRFQPYHLGHHEIVREIINEVDELIIGIGSAQESHTLENPFTAGERILMVSKALDEIDPELRKRVYIIPLEDIYRNALWVSHVVSMVPPFDVVFSNNPLVVRLFKEAGFEVRKTKLYNREFLQGREIRKMMIEGDSWEKYVPKSVAKVIKEVGGVERIREIAKNDRIAER; encoded by the coding sequence ATGAGAGGATTCTTCATAGGTCGGTTTCAGCCATACCATCTCGGTCATCATGAAATAGTCAGGGAGATCATTAACGAGGTTGACGAGCTTATAATAGGTATTGGAAGTGCTCAGGAAAGCCATACACTTGAAAACCCTTTCACTGCTGGGGAAAGGATACTGATGGTTTCGAAGGCTTTAGATGAGATAGATCCCGAGCTGAGGAAGAGAGTTTACATAATCCCCCTTGAAGACATATACAGAAATGCCCTTTGGGTGTCTCACGTAGTTTCAATGGTACCTCCCTTTGATGTAGTCTTCTCGAACAATCCCCTAGTTGTGAGACTCTTCAAGGAGGCTGGATTTGAAGTTAGAAAGACAAAACTGTACAACAGAGAGTTCCTCCAAGGTAGGGAGATTAGAAAGATGATGATTGAGGGGGATTCTTGGGAGAAGTACGTTCCTAAGTCTGTTGCTAAGGTTATAAAGGAAGTGGGCGGTGTAGAGAGAATTAGAGAGATTGCGAAAAATGATAGAATCGCTGAGCGTTGA
- a CDS encoding sugar phosphate isomerase/epimerase family protein, with protein MLGMQPAIDQKPREAFEFAKEHGFDHIEILMDHPLYSIENLNPAEVLEMKECYDLEILLHAPATSTNFLSISDMMRKASYEELCRTIRFAEKCDAKLITFHIGWNPGFITAKGFVFPKELYRDHNYRVLTNEMYEFLKKIDAEFLALENTIPLDDNLSLAIEFLIENTDVSLTFDIGHYFCKGGHDVFLKHFERVRNVHLHDNDLKNDLHLALGEGKVDLSIIPKNYKGYMTIECRDVEAIIKSKEFIERWR; from the coding sequence ATGCTTGGAATGCAACCAGCCATAGATCAGAAACCAAGAGAGGCGTTCGAATTCGCTAAGGAGCACGGATTTGATCATATAGAAATTTTAATGGATCATCCCTTGTATTCTATTGAAAATCTCAATCCAGCAGAAGTTTTGGAGATGAAGGAGTGCTACGATCTCGAAATTCTCTTGCACGCTCCTGCCACCTCCACAAACTTCCTTTCAATAAGCGATATGATGAGAAAGGCCAGCTACGAAGAGCTATGCAGAACAATCAGATTTGCTGAGAAATGCGATGCTAAATTAATAACGTTTCACATAGGGTGGAACCCGGGGTTTATAACGGCAAAGGGCTTCGTTTTTCCAAAAGAACTTTACAGAGATCACAACTACCGAGTACTTACGAATGAGATGTACGAATTTTTGAAGAAAATTGATGCCGAATTTTTAGCTTTGGAGAACACTATCCCTCTTGATGATAATCTAAGCTTGGCTATAGAGTTCCTGATAGAGAATACTGATGTAAGCCTAACCTTTGACATAGGACACTATTTCTGCAAGGGAGGACACGACGTCTTCCTAAAGCACTTTGAAAGGGTTAGGAATGTTCACCTTCACGATAACGACTTGAAGAACGATTTGCATCTGGCCTTGGGTGAAGGTAAGGTAGATTTAAGCATTATACCAAAGAACTACAAGGGTTATATGACGATAGAGTGTAGGGATGTCGAAGCAATAATCAAATCTAAGGAGTTCATCGAGAGGTGGAGATGA
- the mptA gene encoding GTP cyclohydrolase MptA, with protein MLPDIQLLKPDIPIRINRVGVRGVKKLVEVDVGKKRPIVLISTFDIFIDLPPSLKGANLSRNLEAIYTTLEKATEKPVKGIEALCISLAEEVLNKHEYAEIAEVTMNSELIVRKRTPITKLRTDEVVNISCEVLMSKEGKRRVFVGVEVVGATACPCAQEMMRAKLIDEFGNDKLIKKLPLPTHNQRGRAIIRVEVKDKPVRIEELIEIAKRAMSSEVYELLKREDEVEVVRRMHENPRFVEDCVRAMAKGIVERFGDLPDSTLVYLRQENEESIHPHNVVAELFSTLGELKRRLGV; from the coding sequence GTGCTTCCAGACATCCAGCTCTTAAAACCCGATATCCCTATAAGGATAAATAGGGTGGGCGTTAGAGGTGTAAAAAAGCTTGTGGAGGTTGATGTTGGGAAAAAAAGGCCCATCGTTTTGATATCGACGTTTGATATATTTATTGATCTCCCACCAAGCTTAAAGGGTGCCAACTTAAGCAGAAACTTAGAAGCAATATACACTACGCTTGAAAAAGCTACAGAGAAACCTGTTAAGGGAATAGAGGCGCTGTGTATAAGTTTGGCTGAAGAAGTCTTGAATAAACACGAGTATGCAGAGATAGCAGAGGTAACTATGAACTCCGAACTGATAGTTAGAAAGAGAACTCCTATAACGAAGCTGAGAACGGATGAAGTCGTAAACATAAGCTGTGAAGTTTTGATGAGTAAAGAAGGTAAGAGAAGGGTTTTCGTTGGTGTTGAGGTAGTTGGTGCAACAGCTTGTCCCTGCGCTCAGGAGATGATGAGAGCAAAACTAATCGATGAGTTTGGAAATGATAAACTCATTAAGAAATTGCCTCTACCAACACACAACCAGAGAGGAAGGGCCATTATAAGGGTAGAGGTAAAAGATAAGCCAGTGAGGATTGAAGAGCTGATAGAAATCGCAAAGAGAGCAATGAGTTCAGAAGTTTATGAGCTTTTAAAGAGAGAGGATGAAGTGGAAGTTGTAAGAAGGATGCACGAAAACCCAAGGTTTGTTGAGGATTGTGTTAGGGCTATGGCTAAAGGTATCGTTGAAAGATTTGGAGATCTACCTGACAGTACGCTCGTTTATCTGAGGCAGGAGAATGAAGAAAGCATACACCCTCACAACGTAGTTGCAGAACTCTTTTCGACGCTCGGAGAGTTAAAGAGAAGATTGGGTGTTTAG
- a CDS encoding phospholipase D-like domain-containing protein → MIWILILFLLLFPVNAEILEVCPNPYNPQAEYVKVRCNTTCILSDEEGNVTLNTGIHYVTKNLSAFAKEFGFEPDTEFRGRFALANSGERLLLYENGVLVDEFSYRNSDKGLIYYRENGWKFRYEGWTDFEPVRDHVSGEIIVTPSNFVFEADTIVSYIFTTDRYVRGNYTLYLDANPIGGVPVNEIELTRNRETYFLKSQSYRFFHWKFGLNGNEVVVTTENWKWDNLGFIIHFKSQKISKFLKDVLEHDKIYASDHGSVGELKAFKSFGGRGKVYSFEGNVTVFVLPDYNPIFEEMTNAKSRLYIMAPYIHFKGTKLLDILRNKSCEIKIITADEDCAEFLKDFGSRNGLKLNVKVDKRVHGKLVIVDDKAIVTSANFDEYGFNRNREIGVVLEGSVVDDLASLFNNESDMKYTAPALVLLCLAVAIAYIWFRFH, encoded by the coding sequence ATGATATGGATTCTAATTTTATTTCTACTGCTGTTTCCAGTAAATGCGGAGATACTTGAGGTCTGCCCAAATCCCTACAATCCGCAGGCGGAGTATGTAAAGGTGAGATGCAACACAACCTGTATTTTAAGCGATGAAGAAGGAAATGTAACGTTGAATACTGGCATTCACTACGTTACAAAGAACCTTTCAGCATTTGCGAAGGAGTTTGGATTTGAGCCAGATACAGAATTCAGAGGAAGGTTTGCACTCGCGAACAGCGGAGAAAGGTTACTGCTCTACGAAAATGGTGTGCTTGTTGACGAGTTCAGCTACAGGAATTCGGATAAGGGATTGATATATTATAGGGAGAATGGCTGGAAATTCAGATACGAAGGCTGGACAGACTTCGAGCCAGTAAGAGACCATGTGAGCGGAGAGATTATAGTAACTCCTTCAAATTTCGTGTTTGAAGCAGATACTATCGTATCCTACATCTTTACAACTGACAGATACGTTAGAGGCAATTACACTCTGTACCTCGATGCAAATCCTATAGGAGGAGTTCCCGTCAACGAAATAGAGCTTACGAGAAATCGCGAAACTTATTTTTTGAAATCGCAATCTTACAGGTTCTTCCACTGGAAGTTCGGATTGAACGGCAATGAAGTTGTAGTGACAACAGAAAACTGGAAGTGGGATAACTTGGGATTCATAATTCACTTCAAAAGCCAAAAGATTTCGAAGTTCCTCAAAGATGTACTTGAGCATGATAAGATTTATGCCAGCGATCACGGGAGCGTTGGAGAACTAAAAGCGTTCAAGTCTTTTGGAGGGAGAGGGAAAGTTTACAGCTTTGAGGGAAACGTTACAGTATTTGTCTTGCCAGATTACAACCCGATATTTGAGGAGATGACTAATGCAAAGAGTAGACTTTACATAATGGCGCCGTACATACACTTCAAAGGTACAAAATTGCTGGACATTCTAAGGAATAAAAGTTGCGAAATCAAGATAATAACGGCAGATGAGGACTGTGCAGAATTTCTTAAAGATTTTGGAAGTAGAAACGGCTTAAAACTGAATGTTAAGGTTGACAAGAGAGTTCACGGGAAGTTGGTAATTGTCGATGACAAGGCGATAGTTACATCAGCGAATTTCGACGAATACGGTTTTAACAGGAACAGGGAGATCGGTGTCGTGCTGGAAGGAAGTGTTGTTGACGATCTTGCGAGCTTGTTCAACAATGAAAGTGATATGAAATATACAGCACCGGCTTTGGTCTTGCTCTGCTTAGCTGTAGCAATTGCCTATATCTGGTTTAGATTTCACTGA
- the cas4 gene encoding CRISPR-associated protein Cas4, with amino-acid sequence MINVSYLTSYLTCPRLCYFRMRFGTELNEMNAAREIYLSLRKGYDVEWAENRFLELGGDKDVFEKAKSNFKFLSELEVLKPVDWEVKLESEKYRLKGILDELVEFRSNFHPLILSLKSPQKDIRFKDRIKVSAFCMLLKERDVNCDYGFVYYCYDGVLRRVDVGRKERYYTLKLVEKVERIKNGFMPEKGKNARCEFCNYKDVCQSKLSTFQEKFGKRFML; translated from the coding sequence ATGATAAATGTAAGCTATTTGACGAGTTATTTGACTTGTCCTAGGCTCTGCTATTTTAGAATGAGATTCGGAACAGAGTTGAACGAAATGAACGCTGCCAGAGAAATTTATCTGAGTTTGAGAAAGGGATACGATGTAGAATGGGCTGAGAACAGATTTCTCGAACTCGGTGGAGATAAAGATGTTTTTGAGAAAGCGAAGTCGAATTTCAAATTCCTAAGTGAGCTAGAAGTTTTAAAACCAGTCGATTGGGAGGTTAAACTTGAATCCGAGAAGTATAGGCTTAAAGGTATACTCGACGAGCTTGTAGAATTCCGATCTAATTTCCATCCACTTATTCTGTCTTTGAAAAGTCCTCAAAAGGATATTAGGTTTAAGGATAGGATAAAGGTGTCTGCCTTCTGCATGCTTTTGAAAGAGAGGGATGTCAATTGCGATTACGGATTCGTCTATTACTGCTATGATGGAGTTCTTAGAAGGGTTGATGTGGGGAGGAAGGAGAGGTACTACACCTTAAAGCTTGTCGAAAAGGTTGAAAGAATTAAGAACGGTTTCATGCCGGAGAAGGGCAAGAATGCAAGATGTGAATTCTGCAATTATAAAGATGTTTGCCAGTCTAAACTTTCCACATTTCAAGAAAAGTTTGGAAAGCGATTTATGCTGTAA
- a CDS encoding PD-(D/E)XK nuclease family protein produces MIIEVVVDWRLRELEKHKRLKEEGAIEVTDLIRCPLKREFEEKFPDLYKASAYTPATILGSLVHLGLEQILSNELNAEVEVKGEKSIGEYKIVGRIDAKLGKVGIEIKTSRADFEIPYDHHVLQARIYNWLFDLEKTVLVYVTPDRITEYVVEEDIEEDEIVKLIVDKTAPRYDWECRYCFFSLICPNKRKK; encoded by the coding sequence ATGATTATAGAAGTCGTAGTGGATTGGCGCTTAAGAGAGCTGGAGAAGCATAAGAGACTTAAGGAAGAGGGAGCAATTGAGGTAACCGATTTGATAAGATGTCCGCTTAAAAGGGAGTTTGAAGAAAAATTTCCAGACTTATACAAAGCTTCGGCATACACGCCCGCAACGATATTGGGATCGCTCGTCCATCTGGGATTGGAGCAGATTTTATCGAATGAACTGAATGCTGAGGTGGAGGTTAAAGGTGAAAAGTCAATAGGAGAGTACAAGATAGTTGGACGGATTGATGCAAAGTTGGGTAAGGTAGGAATAGAGATAAAGACTTCTCGAGCAGATTTTGAAATTCCCTACGATCATCACGTTCTTCAGGCTAGGATTTACAACTGGCTATTCGATCTGGAGAAGACAGTCCTCGTTTATGTAACCCCAGACAGGATTACGGAGTATGTTGTTGAGGAAGACATAGAGGAAGATGAAATAGTTAAGCTGATCGTTGACAAAACTGCACCTAGATACGACTGGGAGTGCAGGTATTGCTTCTTTTCGCTCATCTGTCCTAACAAGAGAAAGAAGTGA
- the hemA gene encoding glutamyl-tRNA reductase, with translation MEITSLVISHKKADIRDIEKAWHGDCCEIISRVLSNPNIDECALLFTCNRVEVYVVGKDTVNFLYEFAKEMGVPKRILDIYVGRDCLNHILRVASGLESMIVGEDQILGQVKYFYNICKKCGGIGEILDLVFRKAIHVGTKVRRLTRINKGSVSIASTGVELLDREVGLNGKKVLLIGAGEMGSAVARHLSGKVDLYIANRTFERGLNLAKEVGAKAVRFDEIEKYIDLCDIIITATSATHPIITRDMAKPGKVFLDIALPRNVDEDVCKVEGVRLYTIDDLRRLSEENLRKRLKEIEKAEKIIDEELKLLEESLKALRAKRAIRAMYKRAEAVKREEIIEAFNKLKAKYNIDDSAIQILESFANSLIKKFLSYPTLKLKELAKSNSNLNILPIIESMFVDGGDGFVSDSENEEVKAREIKKTCERG, from the coding sequence ATGGAAATAACGAGCCTAGTGATTTCGCATAAGAAGGCGGATATAAGGGATATAGAGAAGGCGTGGCATGGGGACTGTTGTGAAATAATTTCGAGGGTTTTGTCCAATCCGAATATAGATGAATGTGCTTTACTTTTCACGTGTAACAGGGTGGAGGTTTACGTTGTTGGTAAGGATACCGTAAATTTTCTTTACGAATTTGCGAAGGAGATGGGAGTTCCTAAAAGAATTCTTGACATTTACGTTGGTAGGGATTGTTTGAATCACATTCTTAGAGTTGCGTCCGGCTTGGAATCGATGATAGTTGGAGAGGACCAGATTTTGGGTCAGGTTAAGTACTTTTACAACATCTGCAAGAAGTGTGGCGGAATTGGTGAAATCCTCGATCTCGTGTTCAGAAAGGCTATTCACGTCGGAACGAAGGTTAGAAGGCTTACAAGGATAAACAAGGGATCGGTATCAATTGCTTCGACCGGAGTAGAGCTGTTAGATAGGGAAGTTGGATTAAATGGAAAGAAAGTACTTCTGATAGGAGCTGGAGAGATGGGAAGTGCAGTGGCAAGGCATCTCTCTGGAAAAGTTGACCTGTACATAGCTAACAGAACTTTTGAGAGAGGTTTGAATTTAGCTAAAGAGGTTGGTGCCAAAGCGGTCAGATTCGATGAAATTGAGAAATATATCGATCTCTGCGACATAATAATTACAGCAACTTCAGCAACCCATCCAATAATTACCAGAGACATGGCCAAACCCGGAAAGGTCTTCTTGGATATTGCCCTTCCAAGAAATGTGGATGAAGATGTCTGCAAGGTTGAAGGGGTAAGGCTGTACACGATAGACGATTTAAGGAGGTTGAGTGAGGAGAATTTGAGAAAGAGATTAAAAGAGATTGAAAAGGCTGAAAAAATAATTGACGAGGAGTTAAAACTCCTCGAGGAGAGCTTGAAAGCTCTCAGAGCTAAAAGGGCTATCAGAGCTATGTACAAGAGGGCTGAAGCCGTGAAAAGAGAAGAGATTATCGAGGCCTTCAACAAGCTAAAAGCCAAATACAATATAGATGACTCCGCTATCCAGATCCTCGAGTCCTTCGCTAACTCCCTAATCAAAAAATTCCTCAGCTACCCTACCCTAAAACTCAAAGAACTCGCCAAAAGCAATTCTAACCTCAATATCCTCCCTATTATCGAATCTATGTTCGTCGATGGAGGTGATGGGTTTGTTTCCGACAGTGAGAATGAGGAGGTTAAGGCAAGAGAGATTAAGAAGACTTGTGAGAGAGGCTAA
- the hemB gene encoding porphobilinogen synthase has protein sequence MGLFPTVRMRRLRQERLRRLVREAKVELDDLIVPIFVDETISKPLEIRSMPGYYRIPVEGVVEEVEKCLDLGLNSFIFFGIPSYKDEIGSSAFDKNGVIQKAVRLVRKEFPDVVIVTDVCLCEYTTHGHCGIVKDGKIMNDETLPILGKIAVSHAEAGADIVAPSGMMDGMVKAIRSALDDEGFTDVAIMSYSAKYASSFYGPFREAADSGYKFGDRRSYQADIHNGDEALREVELDLKEGADIVMVKPALAYLDIVRRVKETFRVPTCAYNVSGEYSMVKASAIQGWLDEKDIVYEILTSIKRAGADLIITYHAKDFARWMKEGFDW, from the coding sequence ATGGGTTTGTTTCCGACAGTGAGAATGAGGAGGTTAAGGCAAGAGAGATTAAGAAGACTTGTGAGAGAGGCTAAAGTTGAATTAGACGATCTCATCGTCCCGATATTTGTTGACGAAACCATCTCAAAACCTTTGGAAATTCGTTCGATGCCCGGATACTACAGAATCCCAGTTGAGGGGGTAGTTGAAGAAGTTGAAAAGTGTTTAGATTTGGGTTTAAATTCGTTCATATTCTTTGGAATTCCGTCGTACAAAGACGAAATAGGTTCTTCAGCCTTTGACAAAAATGGTGTCATTCAAAAAGCTGTCAGACTTGTGAGAAAGGAGTTTCCTGATGTTGTCATAGTAACAGACGTCTGCCTATGCGAATACACTACACACGGGCACTGCGGGATAGTTAAAGACGGGAAGATTATGAACGATGAAACACTGCCAATACTCGGAAAGATAGCAGTAAGTCATGCTGAAGCCGGTGCCGATATTGTTGCTCCATCTGGCATGATGGATGGAATGGTTAAAGCCATAAGGAGCGCCTTGGATGATGAAGGCTTTACCGATGTTGCGATAATGAGCTACTCAGCCAAATACGCATCGAGCTTCTACGGGCCATTCAGAGAGGCTGCGGATAGCGGCTACAAGTTCGGAGATAGAAGGAGTTATCAGGCGGATATACACAACGGTGATGAAGCTTTAAGAGAAGTAGAACTTGATTTGAAAGAGGGAGCAGATATAGTAATGGTCAAACCCGCTCTGGCGTACTTGGACATAGTTAGGAGAGTTAAGGAGACATTTAGAGTTCCAACGTGTGCATACAACGTAAGTGGAGAATATTCGATGGTTAAGGCCTCAGCTATTCAAGGCTGGCTTGATGAGAAGGATATAGTTTACGAGATTTTAACGAGCATAAAGAGGGCCGGAGCAGATTTGATAATCACATACCATGCGAAAGATTTCGCTAGGTGGATGAAGGAAGGATTCGATTGGTAA